AACGCGCACTTCCTGGATGTCTTTCCATTTCAGGTTGATGCTGCGCAGGCCGTTGCGGTACTGGATTCCCTCGGGGTCAAGACTCAGCACGGTGTGGCGATCCACCCAGTTTCCCAGGCTGATGCTCCCCGCCGAGAGAAATAGAATCACAAACAGGGCAATCGCTCCCCAGGGTGCGGATTCAACCCGAAAGCGGACAATTCCCCAAAAGATCAACGCCAGGCCTGCCAAAACCCAGGCAATCCATTCGCCC
The Chloroflexota bacterium DNA segment above includes these coding regions:
- a CDS encoding PH domain-containing protein — protein: MQPSRDFTPELIPRKGEWIAWVLAGLALIFWGIVRFRVESAPWGAIALFVILFLSAGSISLGNWVDRHTVLSLDPEGIQYRNGLRSINLKWKDIQEVRVLESNWGQRVQVISPTISFIFRTLGEVRVQDSLKGRLGFAEGAFILKEILASAGLSKSTDSEKVRYYTRP